A genome region from Micromonospora peucetia includes the following:
- a CDS encoding GDSL-type esterase/lipase family protein encodes MKSVRRLLVPLAALAALVLPAAAPAAADPGPPPNSMASLGDSITRGFNACGWYVDCTSRSFSTGDNSTVNSQYLRIRATNAAINGRNHNDARSGAKSADMPGQASTAVSQGVDYVTMLIGANDACTGTEAAMTPVATYRANIDAALDRLKTGLPTARVQLISVPDIHRLWSVGKGSGSARSAWSLFSVCQSMLANPTSTAQADVDRRDRVRQRVVGYNTQLAQACAAYGPNCDFDDNAVFGYPFTLSQLSTWDYFHPNASGQQVLANASYAAGFGW; translated from the coding sequence ATGAAATCCGTCCGACGGCTGCTCGTCCCCCTCGCCGCCCTCGCCGCCCTCGTCCTGCCGGCCGCCGCCCCGGCCGCCGCGGATCCCGGCCCACCCCCGAACTCGATGGCCAGTCTCGGCGACTCCATCACCCGCGGCTTCAACGCCTGCGGCTGGTACGTCGACTGCACCTCCCGGTCCTTCAGCACCGGAGACAACTCCACGGTCAACAGCCAGTACCTGCGCATCCGCGCGACCAACGCGGCCATCAACGGGCGCAACCACAACGACGCGCGCAGCGGAGCGAAGTCCGCCGACATGCCCGGTCAGGCCAGCACCGCCGTCAGCCAGGGCGTCGACTACGTCACCATGCTGATCGGCGCCAACGACGCGTGCACCGGCACGGAGGCGGCGATGACGCCGGTGGCCACCTACCGCGCCAACATCGACGCCGCGCTCGACCGCCTCAAGACCGGGCTGCCCACCGCCCGGGTGCAGCTGATCAGCGTGCCGGACATCCACCGGCTCTGGTCCGTCGGCAAGGGCAGCGGCAGCGCCCGCTCCGCCTGGTCCCTGTTCAGCGTCTGCCAGTCGATGCTGGCCAACCCGACTTCGACGGCGCAGGCGGACGTGGATCGGCGCGACCGGGTACGCCAGCGGGTCGTCGGCTACAACACGCAGCTCGCCCAGGCCTGTGCCGCGTACGGGCCGAACTGCGACTTCGACGACAACGCCGTGTTCGGCTACCCGTTCACCCTCAGCCAGCTCTCCACCTGGGACTACTTCCACCCGAACGCCTCTGGGCAGCAGGTCCTGGCGAACGCCTCGTACGCCGCCGGTTTCGGCTGGTAG
- a CDS encoding PaaI family thioesterase, producing MTQMQDPVRSRTFSWSDPGINAAHVGRRGGLELMRAMIAGELAAPPIMHLVDISRMEADEGWVAVELVPQEFHYNPLGTVHGGVISTLLDTAAACAVHTTLPAGIGYTSLDLNVKFLRPVTVASGTLRCEGTVLQRGRRTALAEAKLLDAKSRLIAHATSTCLLFPLDQPT from the coding sequence ATGACGCAGATGCAGGATCCGGTGCGCAGCCGCACCTTCTCGTGGTCCGACCCGGGCATCAACGCCGCGCACGTCGGCCGTCGCGGCGGCCTGGAGCTGATGCGCGCGATGATCGCCGGGGAGCTGGCGGCGCCGCCCATCATGCACCTGGTCGACATCTCCCGGATGGAGGCCGACGAGGGGTGGGTGGCCGTCGAACTGGTCCCCCAGGAGTTCCACTACAACCCGCTCGGCACCGTGCACGGCGGGGTCATCTCCACCCTGTTGGACACCGCCGCCGCGTGCGCGGTGCACACCACCCTGCCGGCCGGGATCGGCTACACCTCACTGGACCTGAACGTGAAGTTCCTGCGCCCGGTCACCGTCGCGAGCGGCACCCTGCGCTGCGAGGGCACCGTACTCCAACGCGGCCGACGCACCGCCCTCGCCGAGGCGAAGCTGCTCGACGCGAAGTCCCGCCTCATCGCCCACGCCACCTCGACCTGCCTCCTCTTCCCCCTCGACCAACCCACCTGA
- a CDS encoding acyl-ACP desaturase — MTTLSQTALLRELEPVVEKNLDRHLAVAKEWFPHEYVPWSEGRTFDGPLGGEAWSASDSTIPEVARTALIVNLLTEDNLPSYHHEIATLFGRDGAWGTWVHRWTAEEGRHGTAIRDYLTVTRAVDPVALERARMTHMSAGYANVHDDEVLHSLAYVSFQELATRISHRNTGRVTGDPACEALLARVAADENLHMVFYRNLLAAAFELAPSQAMRAVADVVADFQMPGNGIDGFARKSVAIALAGIYDLRQHRDEVVAPVLRQWDVFNVTGLDADGEVARDQVAAHLDDLERAAARFEEKRDARDARRAAR; from the coding sequence GTGACCACACTCAGCCAGACCGCCCTGCTCCGCGAGCTGGAGCCCGTCGTGGAGAAGAACCTCGACCGGCACCTGGCCGTCGCCAAGGAGTGGTTCCCGCACGAGTACGTGCCGTGGAGCGAGGGACGCACCTTCGACGGGCCGCTGGGCGGCGAGGCGTGGTCGGCCAGTGACTCGACGATCCCCGAGGTGGCCCGCACCGCGCTGATCGTCAACCTGCTGACCGAGGACAACCTGCCCTCGTACCACCACGAGATCGCTACCCTGTTCGGCCGGGACGGCGCCTGGGGCACCTGGGTGCACCGGTGGACCGCCGAGGAGGGGCGGCACGGCACCGCCATCCGCGACTACCTGACCGTCACCCGGGCGGTCGACCCGGTGGCGCTGGAGCGGGCCCGGATGACGCACATGTCCGCCGGCTACGCCAACGTGCACGACGACGAGGTGCTGCACTCCCTGGCGTACGTCTCGTTCCAGGAGTTGGCCACCCGGATCTCGCACCGCAATACCGGTCGGGTCACCGGCGACCCGGCGTGCGAGGCGCTGCTGGCCCGCGTCGCGGCCGACGAGAACCTGCACATGGTCTTCTACCGCAACCTGCTGGCCGCGGCCTTCGAGTTGGCGCCCAGCCAGGCGATGCGGGCGGTCGCCGACGTGGTGGCCGACTTCCAGATGCCCGGCAACGGCATCGACGGTTTCGCCCGCAAGTCCGTGGCGATCGCCCTCGCCGGCATCTACGACCTGCGCCAGCACCGCGACGAGGTGGTGGCGCCGGTGCTGCGCCAATGGGACGTCTTCAACGTGACCGGGCTCGATGCCGACGGCGAGGTCGCCCGCGACCAGGTCGCCGCCCACCTCGACGACCTGGAGCGTGCCGCCGCCCGCTTCGAGGAGAAGCGCGACGCCCGCGACGCCCGCCGCGCCGCCCGCTGA
- a CDS encoding winged helix-turn-helix transcriptional regulator codes for MRPAALDWSVENCTIGRAMEILGERWTLVVLREVFNGVRRFDDMRVRTGVPRQVLTNRLAMLVERGVLRREPYREPGSRVRHEYRLTEMGLDLWPVLVAVLGWGDRYLADPEGSPLTVTHRDCGAEVRVALRCERGHEVARPRDVVPQPGPGARRRTG; via the coding sequence ATGAGACCCGCGGCACTGGACTGGTCGGTGGAGAACTGCACCATCGGCCGGGCGATGGAGATCCTCGGCGAGCGGTGGACCCTGGTGGTCCTGCGCGAGGTCTTCAACGGCGTCCGCCGCTTCGACGACATGCGCGTGCGTACCGGCGTCCCCCGGCAGGTGCTCACCAACCGGCTGGCGATGCTGGTGGAGCGTGGCGTGCTGCGGCGCGAGCCATATCGGGAGCCGGGCAGCCGGGTGCGCCACGAGTACCGGCTGACCGAGATGGGCCTCGACCTCTGGCCGGTGCTGGTCGCCGTCCTCGGCTGGGGGGACCGCTACCTGGCCGATCCGGAGGGCTCACCGCTGACGGTCACCCACCGCGACTGCGGTGCCGAGGTCCGCGTCGCGCTGCGCTGCGAGCGCGGGCACGAGGTGGCCCGGCCGCGCGACGTGGTGCCGCAGCCGGGACCCGGGGCGCGCCGCCGCACCGGGTGA
- the hisS gene encoding histidine--tRNA ligase → MSKPTPISGFPEWTPAQRMIEQFVLDRIRDTFELYGFAPLETRAVEPLDQLLRKGETSKEVYLIRRLQADADGPAGDDTLGLHFDLTVPFARYVLENAGKLQFPFRRYQIQKVWRGERPQEGRYREFLQADIDIVDRDTLAPHHEAEMPLVIGDALRSLPIPPVRIQVNNRKICEGFYRGIGLTDSEAALRAVDKLDKIGPAKVAELLAGTAGASEAQAKAVLALAEISAPDASFADAVRALGVSDPMLDEGVEELVRVVETAAAHSPGLCVADLRIARGLDYYTGTVYETQLVGYERFGSICSGGRYDNLASAGATRFPGVGISIGVTRLLGLLFGAGALSVSRDVPTCVLVAVTGEEQRAASNQVADALRRRGVPTEVSPSAAKFGKQIRYAERRGIPYVWFPGVDGAADEVKDIRSGEQAAAAAGEWTPPRGDLRPLVG, encoded by the coding sequence ATGAGCAAGCCCACGCCCATCTCCGGCTTTCCCGAGTGGACGCCCGCGCAGCGGATGATCGAGCAGTTCGTCCTGGACCGGATCCGCGACACCTTCGAGCTGTACGGCTTCGCCCCGCTGGAGACCCGTGCGGTGGAGCCGCTGGACCAGCTGCTGCGTAAGGGGGAGACCTCCAAGGAGGTCTACCTGATCCGGCGGTTGCAGGCCGACGCCGACGGACCGGCCGGCGACGACACGCTCGGCCTGCACTTCGACCTGACCGTGCCGTTCGCCCGTTACGTGCTGGAGAACGCCGGCAAGTTGCAGTTCCCGTTCCGGCGCTACCAGATCCAGAAGGTGTGGCGGGGCGAGCGGCCGCAGGAGGGGCGCTACCGCGAGTTCCTCCAGGCCGACATCGACATCGTCGACCGGGACACCCTGGCCCCGCACCACGAGGCGGAGATGCCGCTGGTGATCGGCGACGCGCTGCGTTCGTTGCCGATCCCGCCGGTGCGCATCCAGGTCAACAACCGCAAGATCTGCGAGGGCTTCTACCGGGGGATCGGGCTGACCGACTCCGAGGCGGCGCTGCGCGCGGTGGACAAGCTCGACAAGATCGGCCCGGCGAAGGTGGCCGAGCTGCTCGCCGGGACGGCTGGGGCGAGCGAGGCGCAGGCCAAGGCGGTTCTAGCGCTGGCGGAGATCTCCGCCCCGGACGCCTCCTTCGCCGACGCCGTACGCGCCCTGGGCGTCAGCGACCCGATGCTCGACGAGGGTGTCGAGGAGTTGGTCCGGGTGGTGGAGACCGCCGCCGCGCACTCCCCGGGGCTGTGCGTGGCCGACCTGCGCATCGCCCGCGGCCTGGACTACTACACCGGCACGGTCTACGAGACGCAGCTGGTCGGCTACGAGCGGTTCGGCTCGATCTGCTCCGGCGGCCGGTACGACAACCTGGCCAGCGCCGGCGCCACCCGCTTCCCGGGGGTGGGCATCTCGATCGGGGTGACCCGGCTGCTGGGGCTGCTCTTCGGCGCCGGCGCGCTGTCGGTGTCGCGGGACGTGCCGACCTGCGTGCTGGTCGCGGTGACCGGCGAGGAGCAGCGCGCCGCCAGCAACCAGGTGGCCGACGCGCTGCGCCGCCGCGGCGTGCCGACCGAGGTGTCGCCGAGCGCGGCGAAGTTCGGCAAGCAGATCCGCTACGCCGAGCGGCGCGGCATCCCGTACGTCTGGTTCCCCGGGGTGGACGGCGCGGCCGACGAGGTGAAGGACATCCGTTCCGGTGAGCAGGCCGCCGCGGCGGCGGGGGAGTGGACGCCGCCCAGGGGCGACCTCAGGCCGCTGGTCGGCTGA
- a CDS encoding replication-associated recombination protein A, with protein sequence MESDALFSLGEPAGAPPAPAGSVGVDGFTAVGEDSPLPVRMRPRSIDELVGQEHLLAPGAPLRQLVSATAPMSVILWGPPGSGKTTIAHLVARATDRRFVAMSALTAGVKDVRAVIETARRQRRSGGPQTVLFIDEVHRFSKTQQDSLLAAVEDRTVTLLAATTENPYFSVISPLLSRCVLLTLQSLDDAAVRDLLRRAVTDERGLGGALTLEAEAEDHLVRLAAGDVRKALTALEAAAASATALGAGRIDLATAEQAVDVAAVRYDRAGDAHYDVVSAFIKSMRGSDADAALHWLARMLVAGEDARFIARRLVIFASEDVGMADPTALSVATAAAHAVEYVGLPEVQLNLAQAVIHLATAPKSNSATMAIGAAIADVRAGRGGPVPRGLRDAHYAGAKGLGHGTGYRYPHDDQRGVVTQQYAPDDLVGADYYRPSQHGAERSVATRLPLLRRIVRGLPAPAVPPQAPVTVASGSAGNGRQTDTSGAGAARESGSDAAGEGHQQ encoded by the coding sequence ATGGAGTCCGACGCCCTCTTCTCCCTCGGTGAACCCGCCGGAGCGCCCCCCGCGCCCGCGGGTTCCGTCGGTGTGGACGGGTTCACGGCGGTGGGGGAGGATTCACCCCTGCCCGTCCGGATGCGTCCGCGCAGCATCGACGAGCTGGTCGGGCAGGAGCACCTGCTCGCGCCGGGTGCCCCGCTGCGTCAGCTCGTCTCGGCCACCGCGCCGATGTCGGTCATCCTCTGGGGCCCGCCCGGCAGCGGCAAGACGACCATCGCGCACCTGGTGGCCCGGGCCACCGACCGCCGCTTCGTCGCCATGTCGGCCCTCACCGCCGGGGTCAAGGACGTGCGTGCGGTGATCGAGACGGCCCGCCGCCAGCGCCGCTCCGGCGGCCCGCAGACGGTGCTCTTCATCGACGAGGTGCACCGGTTCAGCAAGACCCAGCAGGATTCGCTGCTCGCCGCCGTCGAGGACCGCACGGTCACACTGCTCGCGGCGACCACCGAAAACCCGTACTTCTCGGTCATCTCGCCCCTGCTGTCGCGCTGCGTGCTGCTCACCCTCCAGTCGTTGGACGACGCGGCGGTGCGCGACCTGCTGCGCCGCGCGGTCACCGACGAGCGCGGCCTCGGCGGCGCGCTCACCCTGGAGGCCGAGGCCGAAGACCATCTCGTACGCCTCGCGGCCGGCGACGTACGCAAGGCGCTCACGGCGCTGGAGGCGGCGGCGGCCTCCGCCACGGCTCTCGGCGCCGGGCGGATCGACCTCGCCACCGCAGAGCAGGCGGTCGACGTGGCGGCCGTACGCTACGACCGGGCCGGCGACGCCCACTACGACGTCGTCAGCGCCTTCATCAAGAGCATGCGCGGCTCGGACGCGGACGCCGCGCTGCACTGGCTGGCCCGGATGCTGGTCGCCGGCGAGGACGCCCGGTTCATCGCCCGCCGCCTGGTCATCTTCGCCAGCGAGGACGTCGGCATGGCCGACCCGACCGCGCTGAGCGTGGCAACCGCCGCCGCGCACGCCGTGGAGTATGTCGGCCTCCCCGAGGTCCAGCTCAACCTCGCCCAGGCGGTGATCCACCTGGCCACCGCGCCGAAGTCCAACTCGGCCACCATGGCGATCGGCGCGGCCATCGCCGACGTGCGCGCCGGCCGGGGCGGGCCGGTGCCACGCGGGCTGCGCGACGCGCACTACGCGGGCGCCAAGGGTCTGGGGCACGGGACCGGCTACCGCTATCCGCACGACGACCAGCGCGGTGTGGTCACCCAGCAGTACGCTCCCGACGATCTCGTCGGCGCCGACTACTACCGGCCCAGCCAGCACGGTGCCGAGCGCTCGGTGGCCACCCGGCTGCCGCTGCTGCGCCGCATCGTCCGGGGGTTGCCGGCCCCGGCCGTGCCCCCGCAGGCGCCGGTGACGGTCGCGAGCGGATCGGCGGGCAACGGCCGCCAGACGGACACGAGTGGCGCCGGTGCGGCGCGAGAGAGCGGCAGTGACGCCGCCGGAGAGGGTCATCAGCAGTGA
- a CDS encoding MFS transporter has protein sequence MSTLSVRQVRRRFLVLHGLRWLPTGLMVPVMILLMQERGLSLTQIGLVFTAQGVLVLALELPTGGFADALGRRPVLVAAWLVNLAALALFAVADSFALFFLVWALQGVFRALDSGPMESWYVDATLAADPKAAYERGLGHAGTVIGVAISAGALIGGGLVALGPLGPVSALTVPVLVAFAFQAVALVALLVLLVEVRPAKGPGALRASVVEAPRMVGQAVGLLRRSRVLLALVAVELFWGFGMVTFESLLPLRLAEVVGDADRAAALLGPASSAAWLASAAGAALTPLLLRWPGAAPGAALLRILQGLTVVGMGLFAGPVGVLVAYLACYTVHGASNPLHMGLLHRQVDGPYRTSVISLNSMVAQPAGAIGGVVLTMLAQATSISTALLVGAVVLAAAAPLYLPAWRAGRRPEGVAGPGPGTEPGAGAVPVPGPVEPAGGRPGVDAASVSAPVHGS, from the coding sequence GTGAGCACGCTGTCCGTACGCCAGGTCCGGCGCCGCTTCCTGGTGCTGCACGGCCTGCGCTGGCTGCCGACCGGCCTGATGGTCCCGGTGATGATCCTGCTGATGCAGGAGCGCGGCCTCTCGCTGACCCAGATCGGCCTGGTCTTCACCGCCCAGGGCGTGCTCGTCCTCGCGCTGGAGTTGCCCACCGGGGGCTTCGCCGACGCCCTCGGACGCCGCCCGGTCCTGGTGGCGGCCTGGCTGGTCAATCTCGCCGCGCTCGCGCTCTTCGCCGTGGCCGACTCGTTCGCGCTGTTCTTCCTGGTCTGGGCGTTGCAGGGCGTCTTCCGGGCGCTGGACAGCGGCCCGATGGAGTCCTGGTACGTCGACGCCACCCTCGCCGCCGATCCAAAGGCCGCGTACGAGCGCGGCCTCGGCCATGCCGGCACTGTCATCGGCGTCGCCATCAGCGCCGGGGCGCTGATCGGTGGCGGCCTGGTCGCGCTCGGTCCGCTGGGGCCGGTCAGCGCGCTCACCGTGCCGGTGCTGGTCGCGTTCGCGTTCCAGGCGGTGGCCCTGGTCGCCCTGCTGGTGCTGCTGGTGGAGGTTCGGCCCGCGAAGGGCCCCGGGGCGCTGCGGGCGTCGGTCGTCGAGGCGCCACGGATGGTCGGGCAGGCGGTCGGGCTGCTGCGCCGCTCCCGGGTCCTGCTCGCGCTGGTCGCCGTCGAGCTGTTCTGGGGTTTCGGCATGGTCACCTTCGAGTCCCTGTTGCCCCTGCGTCTCGCCGAGGTGGTCGGCGACGCGGACCGGGCCGCCGCGCTGCTGGGGCCGGCCAGTTCGGCGGCCTGGCTCGCCTCGGCGGCCGGCGCCGCGCTCACCCCGCTGCTGCTGCGCTGGCCCGGGGCCGCACCGGGGGCGGCGCTGCTGCGGATCCTGCAGGGCCTCACCGTGGTCGGCATGGGACTCTTCGCCGGCCCGGTCGGCGTGCTGGTCGCCTATCTTGCCTGCTACACCGTGCACGGCGCGTCGAACCCGCTGCACATGGGACTGCTGCACCGGCAGGTCGACGGACCTTACCGGACCAGCGTGATCTCGCTGAACTCGATGGTGGCCCAGCCGGCGGGGGCGATCGGCGGGGTGGTGCTCACCATGCTGGCCCAGGCGACGAGCATCAGCACCGCGCTGCTCGTCGGCGCTGTGGTGCTGGCTGCCGCCGCCCCGCTCTACCTGCCCGCCTGGCGGGCAGGCCGCCGGCCCGAGGGCGTCGCCGGGCCCGGCCCCGGAACCGAGCCGGGGGCCGGTGCCGTGCCGGTGCCCGGTCCCGTCGAGCCGGCGGGCGGGCGCCCGGGGGTGGACGCCGCGTCCGTATCCGCCCCGGTCCACGGCAGCTGA
- a CDS encoding ArsR/SmtB family transcription factor — MENASPPSNAPRAVHLDARQVRTLAHPLRMRLLGTLRADGPATATTLAGKLDTNTGATSYHLRQLAEVGLVTEDPDRGTGRQRWWRAAHDISSFEPTDFDDDPDARAAVQWIQADQVRLLAEQAERWMAVEHGYSREWRDAAGMSDVLLTLGPARLRALNDELWQLLQRYRDEPVPDEPEAEAVLVFLAAFPRVEGNR, encoded by the coding sequence ATGGAGAACGCATCCCCGCCCTCGAACGCACCGCGTGCCGTCCACCTGGACGCCCGGCAGGTGCGTACCCTCGCCCATCCGCTGCGGATGCGGCTGCTCGGCACGCTGCGCGCGGACGGTCCCGCGACCGCGACCACGCTGGCCGGGAAGCTGGACACCAACACCGGGGCGACCAGCTACCACCTGCGCCAACTCGCCGAGGTGGGGTTGGTGACCGAGGATCCCGACCGGGGCACCGGCCGGCAGCGGTGGTGGCGCGCGGCGCACGACATCAGCAGCTTCGAGCCGACCGACTTCGACGACGACCCGGACGCCCGGGCGGCGGTGCAGTGGATCCAGGCCGACCAGGTGCGACTGCTGGCCGAGCAGGCCGAGCGCTGGATGGCCGTCGAGCACGGCTACTCCCGGGAATGGCGGGACGCCGCCGGCATGAGCGACGTACTGCTGACGCTCGGCCCGGCGCGCCTGCGGGCTCTCAACGACGAGCTGTGGCAGCTGCTCCAGCGCTACCGTGACGAACCGGTGCCCGACGAGCCGGAGGCGGAGGCTGTGCTCGTCTTCCTCGCCGCGTTCCCCCGGGTGGAGGGGAACCGGTGA
- the aspS gene encoding aspartate--tRNA ligase, producing MIRTHDAGSLRATDAGTTVTLAGWVARRRDHGGVIFVDLRDASGVVQVVFREEDAHALRNEFCVRVTGEVTRRPAGNENPELPTGEIEVTAAELEVLSEAAPLPLPVDDQVEAGDDIRLRYRYLDLRRSGPAKAMRLRSRANQLARTVLHERDFLEIETPTLTRSTPEGARDFLVPVRLQPGSWYALPQSPQLFKQLLMVGGMERYYQIARCYRDEDFRADRQPEFTQLDIEMSFVTEDDVIDLGEAIVSTLWKDLAGHEISRPIPRITWHDAMARYGSDKPDLRYGVELTELTDYLRGTQFRVFAGAIDAGGYVGAVVMPGGAAQSRKELDGWQDWAKARGARGLAYVVLDAETGEARGPVAKNLSAEHLGGLADAVGAKPGDAVFFAASTNTREAQELLGAARIEIAKRAGLVDESAWAFCWVVDAPMFERTDDGGWTAVHHPFTSPNSEWVGRFEEAPDRALAYAYDIVCNGNEIGGGSIRIHRGDVQKRVFDLLGITPEEAQDKFGFLLEAFKYGAPPHGGIAFGWDRVCMLLAGADSIREVIAFPKTRGGFDPLTGAPTPITAQQRTEAGIDAKPKPAAAPHTGTAGPAAPVADPT from the coding sequence GTGATCCGTACCCATGACGCCGGCAGCCTGCGCGCGACGGACGCCGGCACCACGGTGACGCTCGCCGGGTGGGTGGCCCGCCGGCGCGACCACGGCGGCGTGATCTTCGTCGACCTGCGTGACGCCTCCGGCGTGGTCCAGGTGGTGTTCCGCGAGGAGGACGCGCACGCGCTGCGCAACGAGTTCTGCGTCCGGGTGACCGGCGAGGTGACCCGCCGCCCGGCGGGCAACGAGAACCCGGAGCTGCCGACCGGCGAGATCGAGGTGACCGCCGCCGAGCTGGAGGTGCTCTCCGAGGCGGCGCCGCTGCCCCTGCCGGTGGACGACCAGGTCGAGGCCGGCGACGACATCCGGCTGCGCTACCGCTACCTCGACCTGCGCCGCAGCGGGCCGGCAAAGGCGATGCGGCTGCGCTCGCGGGCCAACCAGCTTGCCCGCACCGTGCTGCACGAGCGGGACTTCCTGGAGATCGAGACCCCGACGCTGACCCGGTCCACGCCGGAGGGCGCGCGCGACTTCCTGGTGCCGGTGCGGCTTCAGCCCGGCAGCTGGTACGCGCTGCCGCAGTCGCCGCAGCTGTTCAAGCAGCTGCTGATGGTCGGCGGCATGGAGCGGTACTACCAGATCGCCCGGTGCTACCGCGACGAGGACTTCCGCGCCGACCGGCAGCCGGAGTTCACCCAGCTCGACATCGAGATGTCCTTCGTCACCGAGGACGACGTCATCGACCTCGGTGAGGCGATCGTCTCGACGCTCTGGAAGGACCTGGCCGGCCACGAGATCTCCCGGCCGATCCCGCGCATCACCTGGCACGACGCGATGGCCCGGTACGGCTCCGACAAGCCGGACCTGCGCTACGGCGTCGAGCTGACCGAGCTGACCGACTACCTGCGCGGCACGCAGTTCCGGGTCTTCGCCGGCGCGATCGACGCGGGCGGCTACGTCGGCGCCGTCGTCATGCCGGGCGGCGCGGCGCAGAGCCGCAAGGAGCTCGACGGCTGGCAGGACTGGGCCAAGGCGCGCGGCGCGCGTGGCCTGGCGTACGTGGTGCTCGATGCCGAGACCGGCGAGGCACGCGGGCCGGTGGCGAAGAACCTCTCCGCCGAGCACCTGGGCGGGCTCGCCGACGCGGTCGGCGCCAAGCCGGGTGACGCGGTCTTCTTCGCCGCCAGCACCAACACGCGTGAGGCGCAGGAGCTGCTCGGCGCGGCCCGCATCGAGATCGCCAAGCGGGCCGGCCTGGTCGACGAGAGCGCCTGGGCGTTCTGCTGGGTGGTCGACGCGCCGATGTTCGAACGTACCGACGACGGTGGCTGGACGGCGGTGCACCACCCGTTCACCTCGCCGAACTCCGAGTGGGTGGGCCGGTTCGAGGAGGCGCCGGACCGGGCGCTGGCGTACGCGTACGACATCGTCTGCAACGGCAACGAGATCGGTGGCGGTTCGATCCGTATCCACCGGGGCGACGTGCAGAAGCGGGTCTTCGACCTGCTCGGCATCACCCCCGAGGAGGCGCAGGACAAGTTCGGTTTCCTGCTGGAGGCGTTCAAGTACGGTGCCCCGCCGCACGGCGGCATCGCGTTCGGCTGGGACCGGGTCTGCATGCTGCTCGCCGGCGCGGACTCGATCCGCGAGGTCATCGCCTTCCCGAAGACCCGCGGCGGCTTCGACCCGCTGACCGGCGCGCCGACGCCGATCACCGCGCAGCAGCGTACCGAGGCCGGCATCGACGCCAAGCCGAAGCCGGCGGCGGCGCCGCACACCGGCACCGCCGGCCCGGCCGCCCCGGTCGCCGACCCCACCTGA
- a CDS encoding S1 family peptidase, producing MRPTRSSLRRAAVIAAAGAMVAGSLIGAPAQAAPSFASPDAAAGLAERLGDRSAGTYADANGKMVVAVTDALAARQVSAAGATPKFVKRGAGELARATSELDRSAKIPGTAWWTDPATNQVVVSVDSTVTGAKLERVKAAAAKMNGAIRIEAEAGVFSTRISGGQAIYAGGGGRCSLGFNVRSGSTYYFLTAGHCTNISSSWYSNSGQTSLLGTRTGTSFPGNDYGIVRHNNSANAAGNVSLYNGSFRDITAAGNAYVGQSVQRSGSTTGLRSGSVTGLNATVNYAEGSVSGMIRTNVCAQPGDSGGSLFSGTIALGLTSGGSGNCTTGGTTFFQPVGEALSRYGVSIF from the coding sequence ATGCGACCCACGAGGTCCTCGCTCCGTCGTGCCGCCGTCATCGCCGCTGCCGGTGCCATGGTCGCCGGCTCGCTGATCGGCGCACCCGCCCAGGCCGCCCCCTCGTTCGCCTCGCCGGACGCCGCCGCCGGCCTGGCCGAGCGCCTCGGCGACCGGTCCGCCGGCACGTACGCCGACGCCAACGGCAAGATGGTCGTCGCCGTGACCGACGCGCTCGCCGCCCGCCAGGTCAGCGCCGCCGGCGCCACCCCGAAGTTCGTCAAGCGCGGCGCCGGCGAGCTGGCCCGGGCCACCTCGGAGCTGGACCGCTCCGCCAAGATCCCCGGCACCGCCTGGTGGACCGACCCGGCCACCAACCAGGTCGTCGTCTCCGTCGACAGCACCGTCACCGGCGCCAAGCTGGAGCGCGTCAAGGCCGCCGCCGCGAAGATGAACGGCGCGATCCGGATCGAGGCCGAGGCTGGCGTGTTCAGCACCCGGATCTCCGGTGGCCAGGCCATCTACGCCGGTGGCGGCGGTCGCTGCTCCCTGGGCTTCAACGTCCGCAGCGGCAGCACCTACTACTTCCTGACCGCCGGGCACTGCACCAACATCTCGTCCAGCTGGTACAGCAACTCCGGTCAGACCAGCCTGCTCGGCACCCGCACCGGCACCAGCTTCCCGGGCAACGACTACGGCATCGTGCGGCACAACAACTCCGCCAACGCGGCCGGCAACGTCTCCCTCTACAACGGCAGCTTCCGGGACATCACCGCCGCCGGCAACGCCTACGTCGGCCAGTCGGTGCAGCGCTCCGGCAGCACCACCGGCCTGCGCAGCGGCTCGGTCACCGGGCTCAACGCCACGGTGAACTACGCCGAGGGCTCGGTCTCCGGCATGATCCGCACCAACGTCTGCGCCCAGCCGGGCGACAGCGGTGGCTCGCTGTTCAGCGGCACCATCGCCCTGGGCCTGACCTCCGGCGGCAGCGGCAACTGCACCACCGGCGGCACCACCTTCTTCCAGCCGGTCGGTGAGGCGCTGAGCCGCTACGGCGTCAGCATCTTCTGA